Proteins co-encoded in one Natrinema sp. CBA1119 genomic window:
- a CDS encoding helicase-related protein, with the protein MASKVPNSFVVHGHLSNEDTITQIANFRGRDSGALVAPMLLDEGIDVPDADVGINVAGTKSRLQLVQRMGRILRPGGKIRPVFHHFAHPAEIDLYYSLGPIEPTVTQSVTPQITERLPRRIGPIQLSQALSMISPDQAQQLLRGESIIEELRTYSDNRWWLSFLADDYPDEFESWLQKRAHEHSSAET; encoded by the coding sequence ATCGCATCCAAAGTACCAAATTCGTTTGTCGTTCACGGTCACTTGTCGAATGAGGACACGATAACACAAATCGCTAACTTCCGGGGCAGAGACTCTGGTGCACTCGTGGCACCGATGCTCTTAGACGAGGGAATCGATGTTCCAGATGCTGATGTCGGTATCAACGTTGCCGGAACGAAATCACGCCTCCAACTCGTACAGCGAATGGGGAGAATTCTCCGACCAGGTGGGAAAATTCGACCGGTTTTCCATCATTTCGCTCATCCTGCAGAGATTGATTTGTATTACTCACTTGGTCCGATCGAACCGACCGTAACGCAATCGGTCACACCACAAATCACGGAACGGCTACCAAGACGCATCGGACCAATACAACTCAGTCAGGCACTCAGTATGATCTCTCCTGACCAAGCCCAGCAACTCCTTAGAGGCGAGAGTATAATTGAAGAGCTACGTACGTATTCAGATAACCGATGGTGGCTAAGTTTCCTTGCCGATGACTACCCTGACGAATTTGAGTCTTGGCTCCAGAAACGTGCACATGAACATTCATCAGCAGAAACATAA
- a CDS encoding enoyl-CoA hydratase/isomerase family protein: protein MGTYDCLEYAIDEGVARIALDRPEALNALNPPLLRELEDGIERAEGADEVRVVVLSGNGRAFSSGYDISEAETDKSTDDHILDQRTHLEAIFSSRLPVIAAVDGPAVAGGCNLAICCDLTFATAPSEFGYPDMHFGEPPPKFVLPFVTNSLKDARELLYSGKTVDAATAAEMGLVNRVVPEGELDATVETEVAAIKKTPSTAVAIAKDMLNDVQETQGFRRYGRVDEYVGALTMESSSPERFREIRDEEGLQAALEWMHETDKA, encoded by the coding sequence ATGGGAACGTATGACTGTCTCGAGTACGCTATAGACGAGGGCGTGGCCCGAATCGCACTGGATCGACCCGAGGCCCTCAACGCATTGAATCCGCCGTTACTGCGCGAACTTGAGGACGGGATCGAACGCGCTGAGGGCGCCGATGAGGTTCGAGTCGTCGTCCTGAGCGGCAACGGTCGAGCCTTTTCGTCGGGCTACGACATCAGCGAGGCCGAGACCGACAAATCGACCGACGACCACATCCTCGACCAGCGGACTCACCTCGAGGCGATCTTTTCGTCGCGGCTTCCAGTCATCGCGGCGGTCGACGGGCCCGCAGTCGCCGGTGGGTGCAACCTCGCAATCTGTTGTGATCTTACCTTCGCGACGGCGCCCTCCGAATTCGGCTATCCAGACATGCACTTCGGCGAACCCCCGCCGAAGTTCGTGTTACCGTTCGTAACGAACTCCCTGAAAGACGCCCGGGAACTGCTCTATTCGGGGAAGACCGTCGACGCAGCGACCGCCGCCGAGATGGGACTCGTCAATCGAGTCGTCCCCGAGGGCGAACTGGACGCAACCGTCGAGACGGAAGTGGCTGCGATCAAAAAGACCCCGAGTACGGCCGTTGCGATCGCGAAAGACATGCTCAACGATGTACAGGAGACCCAGGGATTCAGACGATACGGCCGCGTCGACGAGTACGTGGGCGCCCTCACCATGGAATCTTCGTCGCCGGAACGGTTTCGCGAAATCCGAGACGAGGAGGGGTTGCAGGCCGCCCTCGAGTGGATGCACGAAACCGACAAAGCCTGA
- a CDS encoding plastocyanin/azurin family copper-binding protein — protein sequence MADKHSLSDGNGESESQTMLNSNRRRFLAALGVGGMAATAGCAGSGGNGDDGNGNGNGNGNGTGDNSEMTINARFGATVTADESASIDADHTVDLLLQPRESAPMPEFYFKPTGLYIEPGDTVKFNMSTPHHNVNAYHPAFGYNQRVPDETPAYSSPILSGGDAWYYTFEQEGVHDIMCAPHELFGMVGRIVVGSASGPGANPVGEAPGNEQSRPPEYTAGSVLGDPALEAEAVVEAETVAWSDIAAENKQPMLRPVEE from the coding sequence GTGGCTGACAAACACTCACTGTCAGACGGAAATGGGGAAAGCGAATCGCAAACAATGCTTAACTCGAATCGCCGCCGATTCCTTGCTGCACTCGGTGTCGGTGGCATGGCGGCAACCGCCGGATGTGCTGGCTCGGGTGGCAATGGCGACGATGGGAACGGAAACGGCAACGGAAATGGAAACGGAACTGGGGACAATTCAGAGATGACTATTAACGCACGCTTTGGAGCGACGGTAACTGCCGACGAATCAGCATCGATTGACGCCGACCACACTGTTGATCTGCTGCTCCAACCACGGGAGAGCGCCCCGATGCCAGAGTTCTATTTCAAACCGACGGGGCTGTACATCGAACCTGGCGACACGGTCAAGTTTAACATGTCGACACCACATCACAACGTCAACGCCTATCACCCAGCATTCGGGTACAACCAGCGGGTTCCTGACGAGACGCCTGCCTACTCGTCGCCGATTCTGTCAGGCGGCGATGCGTGGTACTACACATTCGAGCAAGAGGGCGTCCACGATATCATGTGTGCGCCACATGAACTGTTCGGAATGGTTGGCCGGATCGTTGTCGGATCGGCGAGTGGTCCTGGTGCAAATCCCGTCGGCGAGGCACCCGGGAACGAACAGTCACGTCCACCGGAGTACACCGCCGGTTCCGTGCTTGGCGATCCCGCGCTCGAGGCGGAGGCGGTTGTCGAAGCAGAGACTGTCGCCTGGAGCGATATTGCCGCCGAAAACAAACAGCCGATGCTAAGGCCGGTCGAGGAATAG
- a CDS encoding universal stress protein produces the protein MSDTTTILAPIRYPLTKTSIQTLSFANDLFASTDNGEIYVLHVNIFQNGDKTRKGEIQQAISPLFEECTPIVVTRNGFLVEEIISTEASELSADIIVVGKNRTPKWRRFISKIMGNEPAVESHLREQTNATVEVVG, from the coding sequence ATGTCGGATACAACAACCATTTTGGCACCCATTCGCTATCCACTCACAAAAACAAGTATTCAAACGCTCTCGTTTGCAAACGATCTTTTTGCGTCAACCGACAATGGGGAGATCTATGTATTGCATGTAAATATCTTCCAAAATGGGGACAAGACCCGTAAGGGCGAAATTCAACAGGCGATTTCTCCGCTCTTTGAGGAATGCACCCCTATCGTAGTCACTCGAAATGGATTTCTCGTTGAAGAGATTATCTCAACCGAGGCAAGCGAGCTTAGTGCAGATATTATTGTTGTCGGCAAAAATCGAACACCGAAATGGCGACGGTTTATCAGTAAAATCATGGGAAACGAACCTGCGGTGGAATCCCATCTCCGAGAGCAGACTAATGCAACGGTCGAAGTTGTTGGATGA
- a CDS encoding CHRD domain-containing protein produces the protein MIERRNALKLTAGALLGSQFGTAAARSDQDRAGNDQGEQQDIGMYVAIPTGGQQVPPVETVAQGAAAFAVTEDRSAVHYGLIVQAIENLTQAHIHQGSIDENGPVVAWLYPGPEAQEPRLIEGRHDGAVADGTITSENLTGPLEGESIETLLEAMATGNAYVNLHTEQNPAGEIRGQIAPAMAVVESLGLGQQPTQEEETQPTTEENMTG, from the coding sequence ATGATTGAGAGACGCAATGCACTCAAGCTCACCGCAGGTGCACTACTCGGAAGTCAGTTTGGCACTGCGGCCGCAAGGAGTGATCAAGATAGGGCAGGGAACGACCAGGGCGAACAGCAAGACATCGGGATGTATGTCGCAATACCAACAGGTGGACAGCAGGTTCCGCCAGTCGAGACAGTGGCCCAGGGCGCAGCAGCATTTGCTGTCACCGAGGACAGGAGCGCAGTTCATTACGGGCTTATTGTTCAGGCGATCGAAAACCTCACGCAGGCTCATATTCATCAGGGAAGTATCGACGAGAACGGTCCGGTCGTTGCATGGCTATACCCGGGTCCTGAAGCACAGGAACCGAGGCTGATAGAAGGGCGACATGACGGCGCCGTCGCTGACGGGACTATTACAAGTGAGAACTTGACGGGACCGCTCGAAGGTGAGTCGATCGAGACGCTTCTGGAAGCGATGGCTACCGGCAACGCCTATGTTAATCTCCACACTGAGCAGAATCCAGCGGGCGAGATTCGTGGCCAGATTGCTCCCGCGATGGCAGTAGTTGAGAGTCTTGGGCTCGGACAACAGCCGACACAGGAAGAGGAGACACAGCCCACTACGGAAGAGAACATGACCGGGTGA
- the solA gene encoding N-methyl-L-tryptophan oxidase has protein sequence MPSIDSEHDIIVVGVGGMGSATTYHLAHRGLDVLGLERYDIPHTKGSSHGYTRLIRRAYYEDPSYVPLIERAYDLWDQLADETERDIIHRTGSIDAGPPDDPVFAGSKSSCEEHDIPYEILDGAELAERFPGYQLPEDYRAVYQPDGGFIVPEEAIVGHVEAAQEAGATVRAREPVENWEETAAGGVTVETVHGTYQADALVLAAGAWNQKLTDALQGLAQPERQVLAWFQPERPELFQPGSFPVWNLSVPEGRFYGLPVYRVPGFKLGRYHHRDEQIDPDDWNQEPEPDDERLLREFTESYFPEAAGSTMGLATCMFTNSPDEHFIIDTLPEHPQVAVGAGFSGHGFKFSSVIGSILADLAVDGETDHPIEKFQLNRFD, from the coding sequence ATGCCATCTATTGACTCAGAACACGATATTATCGTCGTCGGAGTCGGTGGTATGGGGAGCGCGACTACCTATCATCTCGCGCATCGAGGGCTAGATGTCCTCGGCCTCGAGCGGTACGATATCCCCCACACGAAGGGGTCCTCTCACGGATATACCCGGCTCATCAGGCGAGCCTACTACGAGGACCCATCGTACGTCCCGCTCATCGAGCGCGCATATGATCTGTGGGACCAACTCGCTGACGAGACTGAGCGAGATATCATCCATCGCACCGGTTCCATCGACGCTGGACCACCAGATGATCCGGTGTTCGCTGGGTCGAAGTCGTCCTGCGAGGAGCATGACATCCCGTACGAAATACTCGACGGAGCCGAACTCGCAGAACGGTTCCCGGGATACCAACTCCCTGAGGACTACCGGGCCGTGTATCAACCCGACGGCGGGTTCATCGTCCCCGAAGAAGCCATCGTCGGACACGTCGAAGCTGCACAAGAAGCAGGTGCGACGGTTCGCGCCCGCGAACCCGTCGAAAACTGGGAAGAGACGGCAGCGGGTGGCGTCACGGTTGAGACGGTTCACGGTACCTATCAGGCAGACGCACTCGTACTTGCCGCAGGCGCTTGGAACCAGAAGCTCACTGATGCACTCCAGGGGCTCGCCCAACCCGAGCGCCAGGTTCTGGCATGGTTTCAGCCGGAGAGACCGGAACTATTCCAGCCGGGTTCGTTCCCAGTCTGGAATCTCAGCGTGCCCGAAGGTCGATTCTACGGTCTCCCCGTCTACAGAGTTCCCGGATTTAAGCTCGGCAGATATCACCACAGGGACGAACAGATCGACCCCGACGACTGGAATCAGGAACCGGAGCCAGATGACGAGCGGCTCCTTCGAGAGTTCACCGAGTCCTACTTCCCTGAGGCCGCCGGTTCGACGATGGGGCTGGCTACCTGTATGTTCACGAACTCGCCCGACGAACACTTCATCATCGATACGCTTCCGGAGCATCCGCAGGTGGCCGTTGGTGCGGGGTTCTCCGGGCACGGCTTCAAGTTTTCGAGCGTCATCGGGTCGATTCTAGCCGACCTCGCTGTCGATGGCGAGACTGATCACCCTATCGAGAAGTTTCAACTCAATCGGTTCGACTGA
- a CDS encoding HalOD1 output domain-containing protein, which produces MTKNGNGRIHRFDSIADETPTEAVIRSHASLRNKRPIDLSPLADAIPCNALNALVNTGDEVTVTFTYEGTQTTVHGDGEIVIQEPA; this is translated from the coding sequence ATGACTAAGAACGGAAATGGGAGAATTCACCGATTTGACTCCATAGCGGACGAGACACCAACAGAGGCAGTGATCCGCAGCCACGCGTCTCTTCGAAACAAGCGACCGATAGATCTCTCTCCATTAGCTGACGCGATTCCGTGTAACGCACTTAATGCGCTCGTCAATACTGGAGATGAGGTCACGGTCACGTTTACCTATGAGGGGACACAGACTACCGTCCACGGCGATGGGGAGATCGTCATTCAGGAGCCGGCGTAG
- a CDS encoding transposase, with translation MLYIDAVGPKTSTAIAREFESLDELSTVAADKGYDWEELRTRLRAESITPLIPQRDPGMRGWARNLLIKDRAYHQRSNAESVFFGLRRRYGDTLWSRTWFGQFRELVMKSAVRNIERAIEDSHP, from the coding sequence GTGTTATACATTGACGCCGTCGGGCCGAAGACCTCGACGGCGATCGCCCGGGAGTTCGAGAGTCTGGACGAGTTGTCGACTGTCGCTGCCGATAAGGGCTACGACTGGGAGGAACTTCGCACGAGGTTGCGTGCAGAAAGTATCACGCCGCTGATTCCGCAGCGAGATCCTGGGATGCGGGGGTGGGCGAGAAATTTGCTCATCAAGGATCGGGCGTATCACCAGCGCTCGAACGCTGAATCGGTGTTTTTCGGACTCCGGCGCAGATACGGCGATACGCTCTGGTCGAGAACCTGGTTCGGGCAATTCCGTGAACTTGTCATGAAATCCGCGGTCCGCAACATCGAACGCGCCATCGAGGACTCACACCCGTGA
- a CDS encoding amphi-Trp domain-containing protein: MADDEQEAETEAELADDETEREGERVMDRADGAEILREVAAGVENGTIDIEGENGFTVAVPERFELEVEYETTDDEAEFEVELEWQMEDGEAVSADE; the protein is encoded by the coding sequence ATGGCGGACGACGAACAAGAAGCCGAGACTGAAGCGGAATTGGCAGATGATGAGACGGAACGCGAAGGGGAGCGAGTGATGGATCGGGCAGACGGCGCGGAGATTCTACGAGAAGTCGCTGCCGGTGTCGAGAACGGGACGATAGACATTGAAGGAGAGAACGGCTTCACGGTGGCGGTACCAGAGCGCTTCGAACTGGAAGTCGAGTACGAGACCACCGACGACGAGGCCGAGTTCGAAGTCGAACTCGAATGGCAGATGGAAGACGGCGAAGCAGTATCGGCAGACGAATAA
- a CDS encoding DUF2080 family transposase-associated protein, whose translation METRDADQCGNSAHILLPKRFRGKQFRAELVAETEQWKEAREAKQCGNSAHILLSKCFRGKTFRVELVDKGDTWWRESRLGPKKGDCRVAHIDAVDPSDESALEPYRELSGFATVGDWQAAIAELNGAMDSGHLYRVTTEGEA comes from the coding sequence GTGGAGACCCGGGACGCAGACCAGTGCGGGAACAGCGCGCACATCCTGTTGCCGAAACGCTTCCGCGGCAAACAGTTCCGGGCAGAACTGGTGGCCGAGACGGAGCAGTGGAAAGAAGCACGCGAAGCCAAACAGTGTGGTAACAGCGCCCACATCCTCCTGTCCAAATGCTTCCGTGGAAAGACGTTTCGCGTAGAATTAGTTGATAAAGGCGATACCTGGTGGCGCGAGTCCCGACTCGGGCCGAAGAAAGGCGACTGTCGGGTCGCGCATATCGACGCCGTCGATCCGTCCGACGAATCGGCGCTCGAGCCCTACCGGGAACTGTCGGGCTTCGCGACGGTCGGCGACTGGCAGGCGGCGATCGCGGAGTTGAATGGCGCGATGGATAGCGGGCACCTGTATCGGGTGACGACCGAGGGAGAGGCGTAA
- a CDS encoding site-specific integrase — MDSSEQRVPDRSKGRGNPVKDAMQSYLKTLGEGSRATVDHVLGEFLAERGVESYDDLDRDCCRRYGEYLSDETESDDRELSGRTAHRYYAYVRAFLSFCVREGKLDTNPAKQNDVDEFLPGIDSQVDRQFWTADQRETLIRHFDRQVDSALELPQAPPSIRLERYRLRALVAVLGLTGARGAELFSKPRDDRRNGITWADVNLEGNTLTVRGKVKRTHPDPFQDVQLPDRAASKLEKYYTVADPPTDEWPVFPTNHYPSKRKALESEFSKARVDTMLKRALIDELLREHEVLPPAISTNGARSVLQRISADLAPLYECIEYDSDENVYLKPHGARRGLGHELIRKGHTTIAQKSLRHGSPDVTEQSYQDVKTSETAKQVGDILEDGSGE, encoded by the coding sequence ATGGATTCCAGCGAGCAGCGGGTTCCTGACCGCTCGAAGGGTAGGGGAAACCCGGTCAAAGACGCAATGCAGTCGTACCTGAAAACGCTCGGCGAAGGATCACGGGCGACCGTCGACCACGTCCTCGGCGAATTTCTCGCGGAGCGTGGCGTCGAGTCCTACGACGATCTCGACCGCGACTGCTGCCGCCGCTACGGCGAGTACCTCTCCGACGAGACCGAAAGCGACGACCGCGAGCTATCGGGACGGACGGCCCACCGATACTACGCGTATGTGCGTGCGTTCCTGTCCTTTTGTGTCCGCGAGGGGAAACTGGACACGAACCCGGCGAAGCAAAACGACGTGGACGAGTTCTTGCCGGGGATCGACTCGCAGGTCGACCGTCAATTCTGGACCGCCGACCAACGCGAAACGCTGATTCGACACTTCGATCGGCAGGTCGACAGCGCCCTCGAGTTGCCCCAAGCCCCGCCGTCGATCCGCCTCGAACGGTACCGTCTCCGGGCGCTGGTCGCCGTGCTCGGTCTGACTGGGGCGCGTGGGGCCGAACTGTTCTCGAAACCGCGTGACGACCGGCGAAACGGGATTACGTGGGCCGACGTGAATCTCGAGGGGAACACGCTCACGGTGCGAGGAAAGGTCAAACGAACCCATCCCGACCCGTTCCAAGACGTACAACTCCCCGATCGGGCAGCGTCGAAACTCGAGAAATACTACACCGTCGCCGACCCGCCGACCGACGAGTGGCCGGTCTTTCCGACGAATCACTACCCGTCGAAGCGAAAGGCGCTCGAGTCGGAGTTCTCGAAAGCACGCGTCGATACGATGCTCAAGCGAGCGTTGATCGACGAGCTGCTCCGCGAGCACGAGGTGCTGCCCCCGGCGATCTCGACGAACGGGGCGCGGTCTGTCCTGCAACGGATTTCAGCGGACCTCGCGCCGCTGTATGAGTGTATCGAGTACGACTCCGACGAGAACGTGTATCTAAAACCGCACGGCGCGAGACGGGGACTCGGACACGAATTGATACGAAAAGGCCACACGACAATCGCACAGAAATCGTTGCGCCACGGGTCGCCCGACGTGACCGAACAGTCCTACCAGGACGTGAAAACCAGCGAGACCGCGAAACAGGTCGGCGATATTCTCGAGGACGGGAGCGGTGAATAG
- a CDS encoding AN1-type zinc finger domain-containing protein, giving the protein MADCDFPNCPGDNSIENSCSYRGYSYCSEHRLPENHDCLSLSKSNTLGPDFSGDIDSSETIPDKVPVSEPAEKSECDRCSNYTTPDHGLCLDCRRKEQTISSRSPGVSGDGSLESNGRQVRQEEEQDDSGGLFSRIKALLHR; this is encoded by the coding sequence ATGGCCGACTGTGATTTCCCGAACTGTCCTGGGGATAACAGCATAGAGAATTCTTGCTCTTACCGTGGGTACAGCTACTGTTCTGAACATCGACTTCCAGAAAATCACGACTGTCTTTCGCTATCTAAGTCGAACACACTCGGACCAGATTTTAGTGGCGATATTGATTCCTCAGAAACCATACCAGACAAGGTGCCGGTAAGTGAACCGGCAGAGAAATCAGAATGTGATCGCTGTTCGAACTACACTACCCCTGACCATGGTCTCTGCCTCGATTGCCGGCGAAAAGAACAGACAATTTCCTCACGAAGCCCTGGCGTAAGTGGAGACGGTTCGCTCGAATCAAACGGAAGGCAGGTGAGACAGGAAGAAGAGCAAGATGATTCAGGCGGGCTATTCTCGAGGATCAAGGCGCTGCTTCACCGTTGA
- a CDS encoding helix-hairpin-helix domain-containing protein, with translation MAFFWPAVGPTTLKAIVREFDSLDELRRSEQARLEDVYGVGDETANAVLERVR, from the coding sequence ATGGCATTCTTCTGGCCGGCAGTCGGGCCGACAACCTTGAAGGCGATCGTCCGCGAGTTCGACAGTCTGGACGAGCTTCGGAGGAGCGAGCAGGCGCGACTGGAGGACGTGTATGGGGTTGGGGACGAGACGGCCAACGCAGTACTCGAACGAGTACGTTGA
- a CDS encoding HalOD1 output domain-containing protein gives MGTIEEYRPLITDGGTNFQTNYCDERPVQAIARALSAVENTPAEDMPPFYQYADPDAMNRLMETARDSNQDITVEMAIEDYNITVDSDGTISISDLGGCSEDSE, from the coding sequence ATGGGTACAATCGAGGAATACCGCCCCCTAATTACAGACGGTGGCACTAATTTTCAAACGAACTATTGTGATGAGAGGCCTGTTCAAGCAATTGCACGGGCGCTTTCCGCGGTTGAGAACACCCCAGCCGAGGATATGCCCCCGTTCTATCAGTATGCAGATCCCGATGCTATGAACCGACTAATGGAGACAGCTCGCGATTCCAATCAGGATATTACCGTAGAAATGGCTATCGAAGACTACAATATCACAGTCGATAGCGACGGGACGATATCGATTAGCGATCTCGGCGGTTGTTCTGAGGACTCTGAATAG
- a CDS encoding helix-hairpin-helix domain-containing protein, whose translation MNGVGPATSKAITREFDSLDDLRESERARLESVCGVGDETAETILDRVQ comes from the coding sequence ATCAACGGCGTCGGGCCGGCGACCTCCAAGGCGATCACCCGAGAGTTCGACAGTCTGGACGACCTTCGCGAGAGCGAGCGGGCCCGATTGGAAAGTGTGTGTGGGGTTGGGGACGAGACGGCTGAGACTATTTTGGATCGAGTGCAGTAA
- a CDS encoding response regulator translates to MGNGSSEAVILLVEDNPGDVRLIEEAFSDGNIENTLNAVTDGQSALDFIYQRGEYEDAPRPDIVLLDLNLPKVDGEDVLHEIKHHSELGHVPVVVLTGMKEDLIESRDLDHDADEDAVLKKPVDPGKFVEIIRSFEQFQLAVMRVD, encoded by the coding sequence ATGGGAAACGGGTCATCAGAGGCGGTGATACTGCTAGTAGAAGACAACCCTGGCGACGTTCGCCTCATCGAAGAAGCCTTCTCAGACGGCAACATCGAAAACACACTCAACGCCGTCACTGATGGCCAGTCAGCACTCGACTTCATCTATCAACGTGGAGAGTACGAGGACGCTCCTCGACCGGACATTGTATTACTCGATCTAAATCTGCCGAAGGTGGACGGTGAAGATGTTCTACACGAAATCAAACACCACTCCGAGTTGGGCCATGTCCCAGTAGTCGTCTTGACCGGGATGAAGGAAGATCTGATCGAGTCCCGTGACCTCGATCACGATGCAGACGAAGATGCTGTCCTCAAAAAGCCAGTTGACCCTGGCAAGTTCGTTGAGATAATTCGGTCGTTCGAGCAGTTTCAGTTAGCAGTTATGCGAGTGGACTGA
- a CDS encoding DUF4268 domain-containing protein, translated as MSRKRDDTDAYWQLEEDRNEIDQQFDQDVVWDEPKETRFGKKRSRIWIAKHGDVSDEEQWGTYLDWMIENCEQFNDVFYDRLQQL; from the coding sequence TTGAGTCGCAAGAGGGATGATACCGATGCGTACTGGCAGTTAGAAGAGGACCGCAACGAAATTGATCAGCAATTCGACCAGGATGTTGTCTGGGATGAACCCAAGGAAACACGTTTCGGGAAGAAACGAAGCCGAATCTGGATCGCGAAACACGGTGATGTTAGTGACGAGGAACAGTGGGGTACGTATCTTGACTGGATGATTGAGAACTGTGAACAATTCAATGACGTGTTCTATGACCGACTACAGCAACTGTAG
- a CDS encoding ATP-binding protein, which translates to MDRFVDREDELSRLRDCYESDDADMVVIFGRRRLGKTELVRESLTNRDDAVLYQATETTRQIQLDAFVDVAAESLPGIDRIESEWESLLGYLADQDAVIVLDEFPYLIDADESLPSVIQRLWDQELRDTGVTLVLVGSSISMIEEATLLGNSPLYGRFTEKIDLRQLDFAAVRTFFPENYTPEQLLFAWGVFGGTPYYLDGIDLDGDLGTVIQQSLLSRQGFLHDEPEYVLRTELTEPNRYFAILKAIAAGNTTSNEIAQTVGIDGKQISTYTQKLERLRLVEREVPVTEDKTKSRRGRYRILDPLFKFWFRFVYGNEDRYERLGTDAYKTVIEPELADFVSQEFENRCRDILPDLYSDLMFTDIGRWWYNEYEVDVVGFDADRTMVTGECKFTSAPLDYSALASLEDHTDEIRWSPDGGEVEHEYAMFARNGFTQSVRDAAANRDDLQLFPLERIVDPVA; encoded by the coding sequence ATGGATCGATTCGTGGATCGGGAGGATGAACTCAGTCGGCTTCGAGATTGCTATGAGTCGGATGACGCTGATATGGTTGTGATTTTTGGACGTCGCCGTCTCGGGAAGACTGAACTCGTCCGAGAGTCACTAACAAACCGCGATGACGCCGTTCTGTACCAGGCAACTGAAACAACCCGACAGATCCAACTGGACGCGTTCGTGGACGTAGCGGCTGAGTCGCTTCCGGGGATCGATCGGATCGAGAGCGAATGGGAATCACTACTCGGGTATCTTGCTGATCAGGATGCAGTCATCGTGCTGGACGAATTCCCTTATCTAATTGACGCCGACGAGAGCCTCCCGTCGGTTATCCAACGACTCTGGGATCAGGAGTTGCGTGACACGGGTGTGACGCTCGTACTTGTTGGATCCTCGATCAGTATGATAGAGGAGGCGACACTCCTCGGGAACAGTCCGTTGTATGGTCGATTCACCGAGAAGATCGATCTTCGCCAACTTGACTTTGCTGCCGTACGGACGTTCTTTCCCGAGAACTATACCCCCGAACAACTGCTGTTCGCGTGGGGTGTGTTTGGCGGGACGCCATACTATTTGGACGGTATCGATCTAGATGGTGACCTCGGGACAGTCATCCAGCAGTCGCTGCTGTCACGGCAGGGATTTCTGCATGACGAACCAGAATACGTGCTCCGAACTGAGTTGACGGAGCCGAATCGATACTTTGCCATCCTGAAAGCGATTGCCGCCGGGAACACCACGTCAAACGAGATCGCACAAACAGTCGGGATCGATGGCAAACAGATTTCGACGTACACGCAGAAACTGGAGCGGTTGCGACTAGTTGAACGCGAAGTCCCGGTGACGGAGGACAAGACGAAGTCACGCCGAGGGCGGTATCGGATTCTCGATCCGTTGTTCAAGTTTTGGTTTCGGTTCGTCTATGGGAATGAAGACCGCTACGAGCGGTTGGGTACCGATGCCTACAAGACGGTCATCGAACCGGAACTGGCGGACTTCGTAAGCCAGGAGTTTGAAAATCGCTGTCGGGACATCCTCCCTGATCTCTATTCCGATCTGATGTTCACCGATATCGGCCGCTGGTGGTACAATGAGTACGAGGTGGATGTGGTTGGGTTCGATGCAGATAGGACGATGGTAACGGGTGAGTGCAAGTTCACGTCCGCGCCACTCGATTACAGTGCGCTTGCTTCGCTTGAAGACCACACAGATGAGATTCGATGGTCGCCTGATGGTGGCGAGGTAGAGCACGAGTATGCGATGTTCGCGCGGAACGGATTCACGCAATCTGTTCGTGACGCGGCAGCTAACCGCGACGATCTGCAGTTGTTTCCCCTCGAACGCATCGTTGACCCGGTAGCGTAG